A genomic segment from uncultured Erythrobacter sp. encodes:
- a CDS encoding AAA family ATPase, translating into MTDQGKINREGARPASLFERADATFGLGPVRTPPVPPVPPVPEALRRAPAPQPVSEAPIAPQPVAFAKPEPAATPAAPQPEAPRAVAFGGPMVHIDREHLRDGGLIVPEDPVTGLLEEFRIVKRELLADARAGASALARRILVCSPHPGEGKTYCATNLAIALAAERGLEVLLVDADVVKPSVALRLGIDVEQGLMDALADPSIRPESLVIRTDIEGLFVLPAGTATSLDAEYLASARTGEVLDRLTQGAPDRIVIFDTPPALAASPAAELAQHVGQALLVVRADETSRAALEDAQQLLSACGDIKLLLNAARYSPSGRRFGTYGTKGK; encoded by the coding sequence ATGACCGATCAGGGGAAGATCAACCGCGAAGGCGCACGGCCAGCATCGCTGTTCGAGCGCGCTGACGCTACGTTCGGGCTAGGCCCGGTGCGCACCCCGCCAGTGCCGCCGGTTCCGCCGGTGCCCGAAGCACTGCGCCGCGCGCCTGCTCCGCAGCCCGTCTCGGAAGCGCCCATCGCGCCGCAGCCTGTGGCTTTCGCCAAGCCCGAGCCTGCCGCAACGCCCGCTGCGCCTCAGCCCGAAGCGCCGCGCGCTGTCGCCTTTGGCGGGCCAATGGTCCACATCGACCGCGAGCATCTGCGCGATGGCGGACTGATCGTGCCGGAAGACCCGGTGACCGGCCTTCTCGAAGAGTTCCGCATCGTCAAGCGTGAGCTGCTCGCCGATGCTCGTGCCGGGGCTAGCGCACTCGCCCGCCGCATTCTCGTGTGTTCGCCCCATCCGGGTGAGGGCAAGACCTATTGCGCCACCAACCTCGCCATCGCGCTCGCCGCCGAGCGCGGGCTTGAGGTGCTGCTGGTCGATGCCGATGTGGTGAAGCCTTCGGTGGCGCTGCGCCTCGGGATCGATGTTGAGCAAGGCCTGATGGATGCGCTCGCCGATCCGTCTATCCGGCCAGAAAGCCTTGTGATCCGCACCGATATCGAAGGCCTGTTCGTCCTGCCCGCGGGCACGGCGACTTCGCTCGATGCCGAATACCTGGCCAGTGCGCGCACCGGCGAAGTGCTCGACCGGCTGACGCAGGGTGCGCCGGACCGGATCGTGATTTTCGACACCCCGCCTGCGCTCGCCGCCTCGCCCGCCGCCGAATTGGCCCAGCACGTCGGGCAAGCGCTGCTGGTGGTGCGCGCCGATGAGACCAGTCGCGCCGCTCTGGAAGACGCGCAGCAGCTGCTGTCGGCCTGCGGCGACATCAAACTGCTTCTGAATGCCGCGCGCTACAGCCCTTCGGGGCGGCGCTTCGGCACCTATGGCACCAAGGGGAAATGA
- a CDS encoding preprotein translocase subunit YajC — protein MRARPFAAAWLAVGLVAAAASPAYAQSQGQGSGQGQGQGQGGDTPGQRGNRVVQPYIEVGQIVSAEISPGNDVVTFTQVAVGVDINVQGRNSGAAVSLRYERNIGYGDDSVDTNTISGVARGTLALVPNTLSLEAGALASRSRIDAGGGTTANPLAREDAESRIYSFYAGPSLNTRVGDVDVQGVARVGYNRFEADDALVTQAGNTIDVFDDSVTYLGQLRAGVSPGEVLPVGLAVTAGGFQEDIGNLDQRVRDLFVRGDVTLPVSRTLALVAGAGYEDVEISSRDALRDANGVPVIGSDGRFVTDPNAPRRIAFDVDGLLWDVGVLWRPSSRTSLQASVGRRYDSTTYYGTFTYVPSQRSAFAVSAYDGVSGVGGTLNNALAGLSSDFEAIRNPVTGDFGGLVSGTEGQALIGGVGSTRSAAFRGRGVRASYQRTMGRTVAALGAGYDRRTFIAAAGTVLAPVNGLTDESYYVIGGLTRQIGQDANITTNAYVNWFNAAGNNNDVTAMGASAAYNQSITQRLVGRAAIAVDYFDSEFTAQDFAFATALVGLRYNF, from the coding sequence ATGCGTGCCCGCCCATTCGCAGCCGCATGGCTGGCTGTCGGCCTCGTCGCCGCAGCCGCCTCTCCGGCTTATGCTCAGTCTCAGGGCCAGGGATCCGGCCAAGGACAAGGTCAAGGTCAGGGTGGCGACACCCCCGGCCAGCGCGGCAACCGCGTGGTCCAGCCCTATATCGAGGTTGGGCAGATCGTCTCGGCTGAGATCAGCCCCGGCAATGATGTCGTCACCTTCACGCAAGTTGCGGTGGGCGTGGACATCAACGTGCAGGGCCGCAACAGCGGCGCGGCGGTCTCGCTGCGTTATGAACGCAACATCGGCTACGGCGATGACAGCGTCGACACCAACACCATCAGCGGGGTCGCACGCGGCACGCTGGCGCTGGTGCCGAACACGCTGAGCCTTGAAGCGGGCGCGCTTGCCTCGCGCAGCCGGATCGACGCGGGCGGCGGCACCACCGCCAACCCACTGGCGCGTGAAGATGCCGAAAGCCGGATCTACAGTTTCTATGCAGGGCCAAGCCTCAACACCCGCGTCGGCGATGTCGATGTGCAGGGCGTGGCGCGGGTCGGGTACAACCGCTTCGAGGCCGATGATGCGCTGGTAACGCAAGCGGGCAACACCATCGATGTGTTCGATGACAGCGTGACCTACCTAGGCCAGCTGCGCGCCGGGGTTAGTCCTGGCGAGGTTCTGCCGGTGGGTCTGGCGGTCACGGCAGGCGGTTTTCAGGAAGATATCGGCAATCTCGATCAGCGGGTCCGCGATCTGTTCGTTCGCGGTGATGTGACCCTGCCGGTGTCGCGCACGCTCGCTCTCGTGGCGGGTGCGGGTTACGAGGACGTCGAGATTTCGAGCCGCGATGCGCTGCGCGATGCCAATGGCGTGCCGGTGATTGGCTCCGATGGCCGCTTTGTCACCGATCCCAATGCCCCGCGCCGGATCGCCTTCGATGTCGACGGCCTGCTGTGGGATGTCGGCGTGCTGTGGCGGCCGTCCTCGCGCACCAGCCTTCAGGCTTCGGTCGGGCGGCGGTACGACTCCACCACCTATTACGGAACCTTCACCTACGTCCCCAGCCAGCGCAGCGCCTTTGCCGTGTCGGCCTATGACGGGGTGAGCGGCGTCGGCGGCACGCTCAACAATGCGCTGGCGGGCCTTTCGAGCGACTTCGAAGCGATCCGCAACCCGGTAACGGGTGATTTCGGCGGGCTGGTGAGCGGCACTGAAGGTCAGGCGCTGATCGGCGGCGTCGGCTCGACCCGCTCGGCAGCGTTCCGTGGGCGCGGCGTGCGGGCTTCGTATCAGCGCACGATGGGCCGCACCGTGGCGGCACTCGGCGCGGGCTATGACCGGCGCACCTTCATCGCTGCGGCCGGGACGGTGCTCGCACCGGTGAACGGGCTGACGGACGAAAGCTACTACGTGATCGGCGGTCTCACCCGCCAGATCGGGCAGGACGCGAACATAACCACCAATGCCTACGTCAACTGGTTCAACGCGGCCGGTAACAACAACGACGTGACGGCGATGGGCGCTTCGGCGGCCTACAACCAGTCAATCACCCAGCGGCTTGTGGGCCGGGCAGCGATCGCGGTCGATTACTTCGACAGCGAATTCACCGCTCAGGACTTCGCCTTTGCCACCGCGCTGGTTGGCCTGCGCTACAATTTCTGA
- a CDS encoding XrtA/PEP-CTERM system-associated ATPase — MYEQFYGFSGRPFQLTPDPQFYFESTSHKKAMSYLGYGLAQGEGFIVITGEVGAGKSTLVAHLMERIDPAALTVAQVVTSALDGAEVVHVVAQAFGLHVEGQDKAGALGAIERFLQDEARAGRRCLLVVDECQNLELTALEELRMLSNFQLGAHPLLQSLLLGQPEFRRMVAHHPGLEQLRQRIIASHHLEALDAGEVEHYVRHRLGHVGWDNRPMFDAGLLESLYRHTGGIPRRVNQVMNRLLLLGAIEECDTLSLAMLDDVIAEMAEDQNRGARGASDLRSAPAAAPQQAAPVAQGSLPATEVAALLAERDARTAELEAAISELQAAGMGQGADGEALSPEEAHIAEARFATALERIEARLEEQEQSFRHVLTMLIEWLEEDPSREAA, encoded by the coding sequence ATGTACGAACAATTCTACGGCTTCAGCGGGCGACCCTTCCAACTCACCCCCGACCCGCAGTTCTATTTCGAGAGCACCAGCCACAAGAAGGCGATGAGCTATCTTGGCTATGGCCTGGCGCAGGGTGAGGGCTTCATCGTCATCACCGGTGAGGTCGGCGCGGGCAAGTCGACGCTGGTCGCCCATCTGATGGAGCGGATTGATCCGGCGGCGCTGACGGTGGCGCAGGTCGTGACCTCCGCGCTCGATGGGGCCGAGGTGGTCCATGTGGTGGCGCAGGCGTTTGGTCTTCACGTCGAAGGGCAGGACAAGGCCGGGGCGCTGGGCGCGATCGAACGCTTCCTCCAGGACGAAGCGCGCGCTGGTCGCCGCTGCCTGCTGGTGGTCGACGAGTGCCAGAACCTTGAACTGACCGCGCTGGAAGAGCTGCGGATGCTTTCCAACTTCCAGCTCGGCGCGCATCCTTTGCTGCAAAGCCTGCTGCTCGGCCAGCCCGAGTTCCGTCGCATGGTGGCGCATCATCCGGGGCTGGAACAGCTGCGCCAGCGGATCATCGCCTCACACCACCTCGAAGCGCTGGATGCCGGCGAAGTCGAACATTACGTGCGCCACCGGCTCGGCCATGTCGGGTGGGACAATCGCCCGATGTTCGATGCTGGGCTGCTCGAAAGCCTCTATCGCCACACCGGCGGGATTCCGCGCCGGGTCAATCAGGTGATGAACCGTCTGTTGCTGCTGGGCGCTATTGAGGAATGCGATACGCTAAGCCTCGCCATGCTCGACGATGTGATCGCCGAAATGGCGGAGGACCAGAACCGCGGCGCGCGCGGCGCGAGCGATCTGCGCTCCGCGCCTGCCGCTGCGCCTCAGCAAGCCGCTCCGGTCGCGCAGGGCAGCCTGCCTGCGACCGAAGTCGCTGCGCTGCTGGCCGAACGTGACGCCCGCACCGCAGAGCTTGAAGCCGCGATCAGCGAATTGCAGGCCGCCGGGATGGGCCAGGGTGCCGACGGCGAGGCGCTTTCGCCCGAGGAAGCCCACATCGCCGAGGCCCGCTTTGCCACCGCGCTCGAGCGGATCGAGGCGCGGCTCGAGGAGCAGGAGCAATCCTTCCGCCATGTGCTCACCATGCTGATCGAGTGGCTTGAGGAAGACCCGTCGCGCGAGGCGGCGTAA